One window from the genome of Magnolia sinica isolate HGM2019 chromosome 4, MsV1, whole genome shotgun sequence encodes:
- the LOC131242066 gene encoding E3 ubiquitin-protein ligase MPSR1-like, giving the protein MAAESEAEASFLERLIGSRNRDLSIFFPFILGVMGPPRREAQGAQGPDQETHDAQGSDQEAQERIVLINPFTQGMIIIDGGGRSLDALVREISEMETGKKGPPPASKASIESMPKVEISKEGEECAICLEGMEVGGEAKEMPCKHRYHWNCIEKWLRLHGSCPVCRYKMPVEEEEEPKKGDEGNGRREGRVDREIWVSFSLGRRDSSTSPTPAVDRSDGE; this is encoded by the coding sequence ATGGCGGCCGAATCAGAGGCGGAGGCTTCGTTTCTCGAGCGCCTCATCGGGTCAAGGAACAGAGAcctctccatcttcttccccTTCATCTTAGGCGTCATGGGCCCGCCGAGGAGAGAGGCCCAAGGCGCCCAAGGTCCAGATCAAGAGACTCACGACGCCCAAGGTTCAGATCAAGAGGCCCAAGAAAGGATCGTCCTCATCAACCCCTTCACCCAAGGCATGATCATCATCGACGGAGGGGGCAGGAGCTTGGACGCGCTGGTCCGAGAGATATCGGAGATGGAGACGGGAAAGAAAGGGCCACCGCCGGCCTCGAAGGCTTCGATCGAGTCGATGCCGAAGGTGGAAATCAGCAAAGAGGGGGAAGAGTGCGCGATCTGTTTGGAGGGGATGGAGGTCGGAGGAGAAGCGAAGGAGATGCCGTGCAAGCACAGATACCATTGGAACTGTATAGAGAAGTGGCTGCGTCTTCATGGATCTTGCCCTGTTTGCAGGTATAAGATGCctgtggaagaagaagaagagcccaAGAAAGGAGATGAAGGGAATGGGAGGAGGGAGGGAAGGGTAGATAGGGAAATTTGGGTTAGCTTTTCTTTGGGAAGAAGGGACTCGAGTACGAGTCCAACACCTGCAGTTGATAGATCTGATGGAGAGTAG